From Salvelinus sp. IW2-2015 linkage group LG2, ASM291031v2, whole genome shotgun sequence, one genomic window encodes:
- the il1rl2 gene encoding interleukin-1 receptor type 1, with protein MMGEFYXCFLNMTLLLHLSHCQEHQGAVEVHHISAGHFVQLKCSDDDDTEDRTTVTWSRGGNQTLNMTSGVEVRGEVLWFLPTDTSHNGHYTCESKYPNGSWEMKFVLSVDPGPCPVPAENRAVSQGMSEVVFCRQQDVLGLDPTAHIQWFKDCSPVDKHGETIIEEDCPKRLRLVNATESHAGVYTCLVEFSLQGRNYTATHSTQLKVNKEKVLLNPQVTYPRKETVTVETGSRVELVCSAFLGVGEGTESESSMFWTVDGRHTDHIKQLNVTKTTILHRSSGVYGRSTLSIYEVRPEFLNVTISCIATNALGRDIGFLWLQPANQSGFYTCLCLCLAFSMVVLGVAMCCLFKVDLVLAYRRLCPLVSKKRAPDGKLYDAYVSYVHGDGLSRAEMFALQVLPEVLERRYGYTLFVSGRDDLPGEAIHDVTSETMRRSRRLIIILSAQSASPLHPKMDPEDQLPLHQSPQDRPCYDQQIGLYDALIQNGLRVVLVEIDGKVDYTSLPKSLHYIRRKQGALRWRRPSSGKSSSTASPNGHFWKCLRYHMPFKPKGALKPQPTPGINCSIELY; from the exons AACACCAGGGGGCCGTAGAGGTCCACCACATCAGTGCAGGTCACTTCGTCCAGCTGAAGTGTAGTGATGACGATGACACTGAGGACCGAACCACTGTGACCTGGAGTAGAGGGGGGAACCAGACCCTTAACATGACCTCTGGGGTGGAGGTCAGAGGGGAGGTTCTGTGGTTTCTACCAACCGACACCTCCCATAACGGACACTACACTTGTGAGAGCAA GTACCCCAATGGATCGTGGGAGATGAAGTTTGTGTTGTCTGTGGACCCTGGGCCCTGTCCTGTCCCAGCTGAGAACAGGGCTGTATCCCAGGGGATGAGTGAAGTGGTGTTCTGCAGACAGCAGGATGTCCTCGGTCTAGACCCCACAGCACACATCCAATGGTTCAAG GACTGTAGTCCTGTCGACAAGCATGGAGAGACGATCATTGAAGAAGATTGTCCGAAGAGGCTCCGGTTGGTCAATGCTACTGAGAGCCATGCTGGAGTTTATACCTGCCTGGTAGAGTTCTCTCTGCAGGGGAGAAACTACACCGCCACCCACAGCACTCAGCTCAAAGTCAACAAAG AAAAAGTCCTGTTGAATCCCCAAGTAACCTATCCCAGAAAAGAAACCGTTACGGTTGAAACAG GCTCAAGAGTAGAGCTGGTGTGTTCAGCGTTTCTGGGGGTCGGTGAAGGTACAGAGTCAGAGAGCTCTATGTTCTGGACGGTAGATGGAAGACATACTGACCACATAAAACAGCTCAACGTGACAAAGACAACAAT CCTTCATAGGAGTAGTGGGGTCTATGGCCGGTCCACTCTGTCTATCTATGAGGTCCGTCCTGAGTTCCTCAAYGTGACCATCAGCTGCATCGCCACGAACGCCCTGGGTCGGGACATAGGGTTTCTGTGGCTCCAACCAG CCAATCAGAGTGGTTTCTACACATGCCTGTGTCTCTGCCTGGCCTTTTCTATGGTCGTTCTTGGAGTAGCGATGTGCTGCCTCTTTAAAGTGGACCTGGTGCTGGCCTATAGGAGACTGTGCCCCCTAGTGTCCAAAAAGAGAG CACCAGATGGAAAGCTGTATGATGCCTATGTCAGTTATGTCCATGGTGATGGGTTGTCCAGGGCAGAGATGTTTGCTCTGCAGGTTCTACCTGAGGTGTTGGAGAGACGATACGGATACACACTTTTTGTCAGTGGCCGGGATGACCTCCCTGgggaag CGATCCATGATGTCACCTCAGAGACAATGAGGAGAAGCAGACGACTCATCATCATCCTGTCAGCCCAGAGTGCATCCCCTCTACACCCCAAAATGGATCCTGAGGACCAGTTACCACTGCACCAGAGCCCGCAGGACCGCCCTTGCTACGACCAGCAGATTGGCCTGTACGACGCTTTGATCCAAAATGGCCTCCGGGTTGTCCTGGTGGAGATAGATGGCAAGGTGGACTACACTTCCCTGCCCAAGTCACTGCACTACATCAGGAGGAAGCAGGGAGCTCTGAGGTGGAGGAGGCCCAGCTCTGGAAAGAGCAGCTCTACTGCGTCCCCTAATGGCCACTTCTGGAAGTGTCTGAGATACCACATGCCCTTCAAGCCCAAAGGGGCTCTGAAACCGCAGCCAACACCTGGGATAAACTGTAGTATAGAACTGTATTAG